The following proteins are encoded in a genomic region of Microbacterium sp. NC79:
- the rpsK gene encoding 30S ribosomal protein S11: protein MAAPKTAARKPRRKEKKNIALGVAHIKSTFNNTIVSITDPSGAVISWASSGGVGFKGSRKSTPYAAGMAAEAAAKGAQEHGVKKVDVMVKGPGSGRETAIRSLQAAGLEVGSIQDVTPQAHNGCRPPKRRRV, encoded by the coding sequence ATGGCTGCACCTAAGACTGCTGCGCGTAAGCCGCGTCGCAAGGAAAAGAAGAACATCGCACTCGGTGTTGCACACATCAAGTCGACCTTCAACAACACGATCGTTTCGATCACCGACCCGTCTGGCGCTGTTATCAGCTGGGCATCGTCGGGTGGCGTGGGCTTCAAGGGCTCGCGTAAGTCGACTCCGTACGCTGCTGGTATGGCAGCTGAAGCGGCCGCTAAGGGCGCTCAGGAGCACGGCGTGAAGAAGGTTGACGTCATGGTCAAGGGCCCGGGTTCGGGTCGCGAAACCGCAATCCGTTCGCTGCAGGCCGCTGGCCTCGAGGTCGGTTCGATCCAGGACGTGACGCCCCAGGCTCACAACGGTTGCCGTCCGCCGAAGCGCCGTCGCGTCTGA
- a CDS encoding acyl-CoA dehydrogenase family protein — protein sequence MQLRETEAQTQLRQELRSYFASLLPDDERRLAGSQGASGPRFREIVRMLGRDGWLGVGWPTEYGGRGMSDHEQFIFYDEVQRAGVPFPLVTVNTVGPMLMKFGTEEQKQKYLPGMLRGEIIFAIGYTEPSAGTDLAAVSTKAVADGDNWIINGSKVFTTGGDTSDYVWLACRTDPDVRKHEGISIFIVPCSDPGFSVTPINTVSGLSTTSTFYQDIVATKADLVGELNGGWGLITSQLNHERLALAALGGRSIQLYETALAHAQENGTIEQPWVRREFARLYARLEAMRLLNWQLVDAVAEDRLTGAAAGAAKVYGTETHIEVQRTLSRILGPEATIRPNEPFDVMHGEVEQLSRQGIVNTFGGGVNDVLRDMVATGVLGLPRGKR from the coding sequence ATGCAACTGAGAGAGACTGAGGCGCAGACACAACTGCGTCAAGAGCTTCGAAGCTACTTCGCGTCACTGCTGCCCGACGACGAGCGTCGCCTGGCCGGTTCGCAGGGTGCCAGCGGCCCGCGCTTCCGCGAAATCGTGCGCATGCTCGGCCGTGACGGCTGGCTCGGCGTCGGCTGGCCGACCGAATATGGCGGCCGCGGAATGAGCGACCACGAGCAGTTCATTTTCTACGATGAGGTGCAGCGCGCAGGCGTTCCGTTCCCGCTCGTGACCGTCAACACCGTCGGCCCGATGCTGATGAAGTTCGGCACGGAAGAGCAAAAGCAGAAGTACCTGCCCGGCATGCTCCGCGGTGAAATCATCTTCGCGATCGGCTACACCGAGCCGTCCGCAGGCACCGACCTCGCGGCCGTGTCAACGAAGGCCGTTGCCGACGGCGACAACTGGATCATCAATGGTTCCAAGGTATTCACGACCGGTGGCGACACCTCTGACTACGTGTGGCTCGCGTGCCGCACCGACCCAGACGTCCGCAAGCACGAAGGCATCAGCATCTTCATCGTGCCGTGCAGCGACCCCGGCTTCTCTGTCACCCCGATCAACACGGTGAGCGGGCTGAGCACGACGTCGACGTTCTACCAAGACATCGTCGCCACGAAGGCTGACCTGGTCGGCGAGCTCAACGGCGGCTGGGGGCTCATCACGTCGCAGCTCAACCACGAGCGTCTCGCGCTTGCCGCGCTCGGTGGTCGCTCGATTCAGCTGTACGAAACGGCTCTTGCGCACGCGCAGGAGAACGGAACCATTGAGCAGCCGTGGGTGCGCCGGGAGTTTGCCCGACTGTACGCACGCTTGGAAGCGATGCGCCTGCTCAACTGGCAGCTCGTCGACGCGGTCGCGGAAGACCGACTCACCGGTGCGGCCGCTGGTGCCGCGAAGGTGTACGGAACCGAGACCCACATTGAAGTGCAGCGCACGCTGTCGCGCATCCTCGGGCCCGAGGCGACCATTCGTCCGAACGAGCCGTTCGATGTCATGCACGGCGAAGTCGAGCAGCTCTCGCGTCAGGGCATCGTCAACACGTTCGGTGGCGGCGTCAACGACGTGTTGCGTGACATGGTGGCAACGGGCGTTCTCGGCCTGCCCCGCGGAAAGCGATAA
- the map gene encoding type I methionyl aminopeptidase, whose product MFRKSIYKSPAQLRAMVEPGLITAAALDAVAEMIRPGVTTLELDAAAEAVIRLRGAEPNFMLVPGYFHTVCASVNDQVVHGIPSERVLQAGDIVSIDCGAQFEGWNGDSARTFIVPGDANPQEVAERQELSDVTEGSLWAGIAAMASASRIGEISAAIEDYIEARPFSRTGKTFGILREYVGHGIGRKMHEAPTVFNYRTSERGEVVKPGLVLAIEPMVTSGSEATFVEDDEWTVTTVDGSMGSHWEHSVAVHENGIWVLTAADGGAAGLAPFGITPTPIS is encoded by the coding sequence GTGTTTCGTAAGTCCATCTATAAGTCGCCCGCTCAGTTGCGGGCGATGGTGGAGCCTGGCCTCATCACCGCGGCAGCCCTGGATGCTGTCGCGGAGATGATTCGCCCCGGTGTCACGACGCTTGAGCTTGACGCTGCTGCCGAAGCCGTCATCCGGCTTCGCGGTGCGGAGCCCAACTTCATGTTGGTTCCTGGCTACTTCCACACCGTTTGTGCCTCGGTCAATGACCAGGTGGTACATGGCATCCCATCAGAACGAGTTCTGCAGGCAGGCGACATTGTGTCGATCGACTGTGGTGCGCAGTTCGAGGGTTGGAACGGCGACTCGGCTCGAACGTTTATCGTTCCCGGAGACGCGAACCCGCAAGAGGTGGCGGAACGTCAGGAGCTGTCGGATGTGACGGAAGGCTCGCTCTGGGCCGGAATCGCTGCGATGGCCTCGGCTTCACGCATTGGTGAGATCTCAGCGGCGATCGAAGACTACATTGAGGCTCGCCCGTTCTCCCGAACCGGGAAGACGTTCGGCATTCTGCGCGAATATGTCGGTCACGGTATCGGTCGCAAAATGCACGAGGCCCCCACGGTTTTCAATTACCGCACGTCTGAGCGTGGCGAGGTGGTGAAGCCCGGTCTCGTGCTGGCCATCGAGCCCATGGTGACCAGCGGTTCCGAAGCAACTTTCGTGGAAGACGACGAGTGGACGGTCACGACCGTCGACGGCTCTATGGGTTCTCACTGGGAACACAGTGTCGCCGTGCACGAGAATGGTATTTGGGTACTGACGGCTGCCGATGGCGGTGCCGCGGGACTTGCTCCTTTTGGTATTACCCCGACTCCGATCAGCTAG
- a CDS encoding adenylate kinase — protein MTTASARFLIVGPQGSGKGTQGIRIAEAFGIPVVSTGDIFRANIKGGTELGKKVQEITARGDLVSDELTGDLVRDRLSQEDAATGFLLDGYPRNRAQVTHLDEFLGSRGEGLDAVIELAVPREESIARIALRAQEQGREDDTPDAIAKRLDIYEKETAPILEVYGVRGIVDTIDGVGSLDEITERIFAALAARGLTASADA, from the coding sequence ATGACCACTGCATCCGCACGCTTCCTGATCGTCGGCCCCCAAGGTTCCGGTAAGGGAACCCAGGGAATCCGTATCGCCGAGGCATTCGGCATTCCGGTTGTCTCGACGGGCGACATCTTCCGTGCCAACATCAAGGGCGGCACCGAGCTCGGCAAGAAGGTGCAGGAGATCACCGCTCGCGGCGATCTCGTGTCTGACGAGCTGACCGGTGACCTGGTGCGCGATCGTCTGTCACAAGAAGACGCTGCTACCGGATTCCTGCTGGATGGCTACCCGCGCAATCGCGCGCAGGTGACCCACCTCGACGAGTTCCTCGGCAGCCGCGGCGAAGGTCTCGACGCTGTTATTGAGCTCGCGGTTCCGCGTGAAGAGTCGATCGCTCGTATTGCGCTGCGCGCTCAGGAACAGGGTCGTGAAGACGACACCCCCGACGCCATCGCGAAGCGTCTGGACATCTACGAGAAGGAGACGGCTCCTATCCTCGAGGTGTATGGCGTTCGTGGCATCGTAGACACGATCGACGGTGTGGGCTCGCTCGACGAGATCACCGAGCGCATTTTCGCTGCTCTGGCAGCTCGCGGCCTGACCGCTTCTGCCGACGCATAA
- a CDS encoding acyl-CoA dehydrogenase family protein, which yields MDHLIDEDLNELRQLACLIMKSATTPARLVTLESRGQSHDDALWAELAQSGVTSVALPAEVGGMGFDLTAIAVVLREQGYHVAPLPLWTSMIAHRRLAETDLDTFMPLLEAAATGDVRTTIALEERAGGDLFAPAVTAVADGAEWTLSGTKIAVPYSDTATHVLVSAATANGPRVFLIDAAADGVTWTHSAVTSRGKIGRLELTSVAAVAVGADAELATLVRESRIALAAVLVGIARGALKLTSGYVSEREQFGRPIGSFQSLQHQLADASIAIDAAELVLAQALTEPENESAAIVASWWGRTSAEDTVYRCQHVHGGIGVDVDYPIHRFFLWGRQFALTLGNVETDLEALSGELIPGEVAA from the coding sequence ATGGATCACTTGATCGACGAAGATCTGAATGAACTCCGCCAGCTCGCCTGCCTGATCATGAAGTCGGCGACCACGCCTGCACGGCTGGTCACGCTCGAGTCGCGCGGCCAATCGCACGATGACGCCCTGTGGGCAGAGCTCGCGCAGTCGGGCGTCACGTCGGTCGCGCTGCCAGCCGAAGTCGGCGGCATGGGTTTTGACCTCACCGCGATCGCCGTCGTGCTGCGCGAACAGGGCTACCACGTTGCGCCGCTGCCGCTGTGGACGAGCATGATCGCCCACCGCCGCCTCGCCGAGACCGACCTCGACACGTTTATGCCGCTACTCGAAGCCGCCGCGACGGGCGATGTGCGCACCACGATCGCCCTCGAAGAGCGCGCGGGTGGCGACCTGTTCGCCCCGGCCGTGACGGCCGTTGCTGATGGCGCCGAGTGGACGCTGAGCGGAACCAAGATTGCGGTTCCGTACAGCGACACGGCGACACACGTGCTGGTTTCGGCCGCGACGGCGAACGGGCCCAGGGTGTTCTTGATCGACGCCGCCGCGGACGGTGTGACCTGGACGCACTCTGCTGTGACATCCCGAGGCAAGATCGGTCGCCTCGAGCTGACATCGGTTGCCGCCGTCGCGGTCGGCGCGGACGCTGAGCTCGCGACCCTCGTGCGGGAGTCGCGCATCGCGCTCGCCGCAGTGCTCGTTGGCATCGCCCGCGGTGCGCTCAAGCTTACGAGCGGATACGTCTCGGAGCGCGAGCAGTTTGGTCGGCCGATTGGCTCGTTCCAGTCGCTGCAGCACCAGTTGGCTGACGCGTCGATTGCGATCGACGCTGCCGAGCTCGTGCTCGCGCAGGCGCTGACGGAACCAGAAAACGAGTCGGCAGCCATCGTGGCGAGCTGGTGGGGTCGCACGTCGGCTGAAGACACCGTCTACCGTTGCCAGCACGTGCACGGCGGCATCGGCGTCGACGTGGACTACCCGATTCACCGCTTCTTCCTGTGGGGTCGCCAGTTCGCTCTCACGCTCGGCAACGTGGAGACAGATCTTGAGGCCCTCTCTGGCGAACTGATCCCGGGCGAGGTCGCAGCATGA
- the rpsM gene encoding 30S ribosomal protein S13, whose translation MARLAGVDIPRDKRVVIALTYIYGIGRTRSVEILKATEIDESVRVKDLSDDQLVTLRDYIDATYKVEGDLRREVAADIRRKVEVGSYEGIRHRRGLPVRGQRTKTNARTRKGPKKTVAGKKKAGR comes from the coding sequence ATGGCACGTCTTGCCGGCGTAGACATCCCGCGCGATAAGCGCGTGGTGATCGCCCTCACGTACATCTACGGCATCGGCCGTACCCGTTCGGTCGAGATCCTCAAGGCCACCGAGATCGACGAGTCGGTCCGCGTTAAGGACCTCTCGGACGACCAGCTTGTCACGCTCCGTGACTACATCGACGCAACCTACAAGGTGGAGGGTGACCTTCGCCGCGAGGTGGCAGCTGACATCCGCCGCAAGGTTGAGGTCGGATCCTACGAAGGTATCCGCCACCGTCGCGGCCTTCCGGTTCGCGGTCAGCGCACCAAGACCAACGCACGCACGCGCAAGGGTCCCAAGAAGACCGTCGCCGGCAAGAAGAAGGCCGGCCGCTAG
- a CDS encoding thioredoxin domain-containing protein, with protein sequence MAKPPVKKTNWFAIWTSIGVVVAVVAIAVVVVFSNQAANKLPAENIPAAVDTETGAVTIGTGEDTVSVFVDFMCPNCKSFETNFGGDLRDLAKDGKISLGIHAVSILDNASKGTKYSTRAANAFYCVADEKPELTMSYMDALFAKQPSEGTSGLTDDRLVELASGLGVDIKACQTDQTFADFVTKQTRNNMPRNPQDNGLYTPTVLVNDEYTQLSTLTPTFFTDMFGPVAKSE encoded by the coding sequence ATGGCTAAGCCTCCTGTTAAGAAGACCAACTGGTTCGCCATCTGGACGAGCATTGGTGTGGTTGTTGCAGTTGTTGCGATCGCGGTTGTTGTTGTGTTCAGCAACCAGGCCGCAAACAAGCTTCCTGCTGAGAACATCCCGGCGGCTGTCGACACCGAGACCGGAGCCGTCACGATCGGTACCGGCGAAGACACCGTGTCTGTCTTCGTCGACTTCATGTGCCCGAACTGCAAGAGCTTTGAGACCAACTTCGGTGGCGACCTGCGCGACCTCGCGAAGGATGGCAAGATCTCGCTCGGTATCCACGCCGTGAGCATTCTCGACAACGCGTCGAAGGGAACGAAGTACTCGACCCGTGCGGCGAACGCCTTTTACTGCGTTGCTGACGAGAAGCCAGAACTCACGATGAGCTACATGGACGCGCTGTTCGCTAAGCAGCCGTCTGAGGGTACGAGCGGACTGACTGACGACCGTCTTGTGGAGCTCGCTTCTGGCCTCGGCGTTGACATCAAGGCGTGCCAGACCGACCAGACCTTTGCTGACTTCGTCACGAAGCAGACGCGCAACAACATGCCGCGTAACCCGCAGGACAACGGCCTGTACACGCCGACCGTTCTGGTCAACGACGAGTACACGCAGCTCAGCACGCTGACGCCGACCTTCTTTACCGACATGTTCGGTCCGGTTGCGAAGAGCGAGTAA
- a CDS encoding MaoC/PaaZ C-terminal domain-containing protein, producing MAMHLHNIGQQFRDGSFTWTADDAMLYAVAVGAGATDAGLAFTTENSIGVDPATLPLFAVILSARVGGPSLARAGDFPMSSVLHVGTRVRLAGELPRSGAGYGVRSLASISDTGKHAVVAMETALHDAETDDGLATVTTTTLIRGEGGFGGEAPARTPEQPHEQPHGTLNYETRPDQALLYRLTGDRNPLHSDPTLAAKVGFDRPILHGLATLGIAAAQLQLHHGDTRAVREVTAEFSSPVVPGDALRTEYWISPDTILFQVWVEDRLVVKNGTIGYV from the coding sequence ATGGCAATGCACCTGCACAACATTGGTCAGCAGTTTCGCGACGGATCATTCACCTGGACGGCCGATGACGCCATGCTGTACGCGGTCGCCGTCGGCGCTGGTGCGACCGATGCTGGCTTGGCGTTCACGACAGAAAACTCCATTGGCGTTGATCCCGCGACGCTGCCGCTGTTCGCTGTCATCCTGTCGGCGCGCGTTGGCGGCCCATCTCTCGCGCGTGCGGGCGATTTTCCGATGAGCTCGGTTCTGCATGTCGGAACCAGGGTGCGTCTCGCCGGGGAACTCCCCCGCTCGGGAGCCGGTTACGGCGTGCGTTCGCTCGCGTCGATCAGCGACACCGGCAAGCACGCCGTGGTGGCGATGGAGACGGCCCTTCATGACGCGGAGACCGACGATGGGCTCGCGACCGTCACCACGACCACTCTCATCCGCGGCGAGGGTGGTTTCGGCGGTGAGGCTCCCGCCCGGACGCCGGAACAACCGCACGAGCAGCCGCACGGCACCCTGAACTACGAGACCCGCCCCGATCAGGCTCTGCTGTACCGCCTGACCGGCGACCGCAACCCCCTGCATTCGGATCCGACGCTCGCGGCCAAGGTTGGCTTTGATCGTCCGATTCTGCACGGACTCGCGACCCTCGGCATCGCGGCCGCTCAACTCCAGCTCCACCACGGCGATACCCGTGCGGTGCGCGAAGTGACTGCCGAGTTCAGCTCTCCCGTGGTTCCGGGCGATGCCCTGCGAACCGAGTACTGGATCTCCCCCGACACCATCCTGTTTCAGGTGTGGGTTGAGGATCGGCTTGTCGTGAAGAACGGAACCATCGGGTACGTGTGA
- a CDS encoding MaoC family dehydratase N-terminal domain-containing protein — MTDATATTDAATAHLLSFVGATLIDNRPGVDEVNVPMIRHWVEAMNMPSAIHLDAEAAAATGRATVVAPAAMTQAWVMRGYAATVDPAKAPVDGFADLIAALDACGYTSVVATDSDFTFERELVPGDRVSYTEIVDSISDEKTTGLGVGRFVTTTKTYRDAAGDVVASQVWRTLRFRPKASSGSDSGTATDGSAPASTTPKEG; from the coding sequence ATGACTGACGCAACCGCAACCACTGACGCCGCAACCGCGCACCTGCTCTCGTTTGTCGGCGCGACGCTCATCGACAACCGCCCCGGCGTTGACGAAGTGAACGTTCCGATGATCCGCCACTGGGTTGAGGCCATGAACATGCCGTCGGCCATCCACCTCGACGCTGAGGCTGCCGCGGCGACCGGCCGCGCAACGGTCGTCGCGCCGGCCGCCATGACCCAGGCGTGGGTCATGCGCGGATACGCGGCAACGGTTGACCCCGCAAAGGCACCCGTCGACGGATTCGCCGACCTCATCGCCGCGCTCGACGCGTGCGGCTACACCTCGGTTGTCGCAACCGACTCAGACTTCACGTTTGAGCGCGAACTGGTTCCTGGCGACCGCGTGAGCTACACCGAAATCGTCGACTCCATCTCCGACGAAAAGACCACGGGCCTCGGCGTCGGACGCTTTGTCACGACCACCAAGACCTATCGTGACGCAGCCGGCGACGTCGTCGCCAGCCAAGTGTGGCGCACCCTCCGCTTCCGCCCCAAGGCGAGCAGTGGTTCCGACTCTGGCACCGCAACCGATGGTTCCGCCCCCGCCTCGACCACGCCGAAAGAAGGCTGA
- a CDS encoding GNAT family N-acetyltransferase, which translates to MSELEPLSQRIQAPTDLPVVVHAALAEVRPATIDDLEALVTLTHAAEAVDHPSWASPREEVEDLLEGPMIDAAVDTLIGFDAAGRALAFASIMPASSADTRVQVYTNGIVHPEVRTQGIGTMLLTWTKARALQHLATREETLPAWIAMYAQERTVDAIAVGLDAGFTVERYFHTMERDLAADIPDIAIADEFEIVTLTPELREPTRLARNNSFRDHWGSQPTSPEKWERFVTGEIFRPDLSVVAVERGTTNVVGFTLSSVNEDDTELQGYRASYIDLIGVVRERRGHKLAPALIAEALRRARADGLAKATLDVDSSSPTGANTLYEGMGFTATDVEVALVIEL; encoded by the coding sequence ATGAGTGAACTCGAGCCGCTGTCGCAGCGCATCCAGGCGCCCACTGACCTTCCGGTCGTCGTACACGCGGCCCTCGCGGAAGTGCGCCCCGCGACAATCGACGACCTCGAGGCGCTCGTCACGCTCACGCACGCGGCCGAAGCCGTCGATCACCCGTCGTGGGCGTCGCCGCGCGAAGAGGTCGAAGATCTGCTCGAAGGCCCGATGATCGACGCGGCCGTCGACACGCTGATCGGGTTCGATGCGGCCGGTCGCGCGCTGGCTTTTGCGAGCATCATGCCGGCATCCAGCGCCGACACCCGCGTGCAGGTCTACACCAACGGCATTGTGCACCCCGAGGTGCGCACGCAGGGCATCGGAACCATGCTACTGACGTGGACGAAGGCGCGCGCACTGCAGCACCTGGCGACACGGGAGGAGACGCTGCCCGCCTGGATCGCGATGTACGCGCAGGAGCGCACAGTCGATGCGATCGCGGTGGGGCTCGACGCCGGGTTCACGGTGGAACGGTACTTCCACACCATGGAGCGCGATCTCGCCGCCGACATTCCTGACATCGCGATCGCCGATGAGTTTGAGATCGTCACCCTGACACCTGAGCTGCGCGAGCCGACGCGTCTGGCGCGCAACAATTCGTTCCGGGATCACTGGGGGAGCCAGCCGACGTCGCCCGAAAAGTGGGAGCGTTTCGTCACCGGGGAGATCTTCCGCCCTGATCTGTCGGTGGTGGCGGTAGAGCGCGGCACGACGAACGTTGTCGGTTTCACGCTCAGCTCAGTCAATGAAGACGACACCGAGCTGCAGGGTTACCGCGCCTCGTACATTGATCTGATCGGCGTCGTCCGCGAGCGTCGCGGACACAAGCTCGCGCCCGCACTGATCGCGGAGGCCTTGCGCCGTGCACGTGCTGATGGGCTCGCCAAAGCAACGCTTGATGTTGACTCGTCAAGCCCGACCGGCGCGAACACGCTGTACGAAGGCATGGGGTTCACCGCAACAGACGTCGAGGTCGCGCTCGTCATCGAGCTGTAG
- a CDS encoding MaoC family dehydratase, translating to MTARADIVVGEQLPELVVPLSRTLIVATAIASRDYQDVHHDPELARERGSEDIFMNILTSNGFAERFVREWAGEGAVLRRLALRLGAPNYPGDTMTCTGAVVSVSDDGLCEVSVRCVNSRGVHAAGTAVVQLP from the coding sequence ATGACCGCGCGTGCCGATATCGTCGTCGGAGAACAGCTACCCGAACTCGTGGTTCCGCTGAGCCGCACGCTCATCGTCGCAACCGCCATTGCGAGCCGCGACTACCAAGACGTGCACCACGACCCGGAACTCGCACGCGAGCGCGGGTCAGAAGACATCTTCATGAACATCCTGACGTCGAACGGCTTCGCCGAACGGTTCGTCCGCGAGTGGGCGGGGGAGGGCGCCGTGTTGCGCCGACTCGCGCTACGACTCGGTGCGCCGAACTATCCAGGCGACACCATGACGTGCACCGGGGCCGTGGTCAGTGTTTCGGACGATGGGCTGTGCGAGGTATCCGTGCGCTGCGTCAACTCACGCGGCGTCCATGCTGCGGGAACTGCGGTCGTTCAGCTTCCTTAG
- a CDS encoding DNA-directed RNA polymerase subunit alpha, translating into MLIAQRPTLTEEKIAEFRSRFIIEPLEPGFGYTIGNALRRSLLSSIPGAAVTSVRFDGVSHEFSTIPGVKEDVTEIILNIKQLVLSSERDEPITAYLRKTGAGEVTAADISAPAGVEVHNPELVIATLNDTAKFELELTIERGRGYVSATQNRNEFAEAGQIPIDSIYSPVLKVSYRVDATRAGERTDFDKLILDVEAKPSIAPRDAVASAGRTLVELFGLARELNVEAEGIEIGPAPVETVLSNELSMPIEDLDLSVRSYNCLKREGINSVSELVALSETQLMNIRNFGQKSVDEVRDKLTSLGLSLKDSVPGFDGAHFYDGYED; encoded by the coding sequence GTGCTTATTGCACAGCGTCCCACTCTCACCGAGGAGAAGATCGCGGAGTTCCGCAGCCGGTTCATTATTGAGCCGCTGGAGCCCGGATTCGGTTACACCATCGGAAACGCACTGCGCCGCAGCCTGCTTTCGTCCATCCCGGGCGCAGCGGTCACGAGCGTTCGTTTCGATGGTGTTTCGCACGAGTTCAGCACGATCCCTGGTGTGAAGGAAGATGTCACCGAGATCATCCTGAACATCAAGCAGCTGGTTCTCTCGAGCGAGCGCGACGAGCCCATCACGGCTTACCTGCGCAAGACGGGTGCGGGTGAAGTGACTGCCGCTGACATCTCGGCTCCGGCCGGTGTCGAGGTGCACAACCCCGAGCTGGTCATCGCGACGCTCAACGACACCGCGAAGTTCGAGCTGGAACTGACGATCGAGCGTGGCCGTGGCTACGTTTCGGCAACGCAGAACCGCAACGAGTTCGCTGAGGCTGGCCAGATTCCGATCGACTCGATCTACTCGCCGGTTCTCAAGGTTAGCTACCGTGTCGACGCTACCCGTGCGGGTGAGCGTACCGACTTCGACAAGCTGATCCTGGACGTCGAGGCAAAGCCGTCGATCGCTCCGCGTGACGCAGTTGCATCGGCTGGTCGTACGCTCGTCGAACTGTTCGGTCTCGCTCGCGAGCTGAACGTCGAGGCTGAAGGTATCGAGATCGGCCCGGCGCCGGTTGAGACCGTTCTCAGCAACGAGCTGTCGATGCCGATCGAAGACCTCGACCTGTCGGTTCGTTCCTACAACTGCCTGAAGCGTGAAGGCATCAACTCGGTCTCGGAGCTTGTCGCTCTGAGCGAGACCCAGCTGATGAACATCCGTAACTTCGGTCAGAAGTCGGTTGATGAGGTTCGCGACAAGCTCACCTCGCTTGGTCTGTCGCTGAAGGACTCGGTGCCCGGTTTTGACGGCGCCCACTTCTACGACGGCTACGAAGACTAA
- the rpmJ gene encoding 50S ribosomal protein L36: MKVNPSVKPICDHCRVIRRHGRVMVICKSNPRHKQRQG, encoded by the coding sequence ATGAAGGTTAACCCCTCAGTAAAGCCCATTTGCGACCACTGCCGTGTGATTCGTCGTCACGGACGCGTCATGGTGATCTGCAAGAGCAACCCGCGTCACAAGCAGCGCCAGGGCTAA
- the rplQ gene encoding 50S ribosomal protein L17 gives MPKPTKGPRLGGGPAHERLLLANLAVALFTHKSIQTTETKAKRLRPIAERLVTFAKRGDLHARRRVLSILRNQDATHVLFAEIAPLVADRPGGYTRITKIGNRKGDNAPMAVIELVLEPVAKKAAAKPAKKAAAKPAKEEAPAEVVEETVEAPVEETVEAPVEAVETEAAEAAEGDSK, from the coding sequence ATGCCAAAGCCCACAAAGGGCCCCCGCCTCGGAGGCGGCCCCGCACACGAGCGTCTGCTGCTTGCAAACCTCGCCGTCGCGCTGTTCACCCACAAGTCGATTCAGACGACCGAGACCAAGGCAAAGCGCCTGCGTCCGATCGCTGAGCGTCTGGTCACGTTCGCTAAGCGCGGCGACCTGCACGCACGTCGTCGCGTGCTGAGCATCCTCCGCAACCAGGACGCTACGCACGTCCTGTTCGCTGAGATCGCTCCGCTCGTTGCTGACCGCCCGGGTGGTTACACGCGCATCACCAAGATCGGCAACCGCAAGGGCGACAACGCTCCCATGGCTGTCATCGAGCTCGTTCTCGAGCCCGTCGCCAAGAAGGCCGCTGCAAAGCCGGCTAAGAAGGCAGCTGCCAAGCCTGCAAAGGAAGAAGCACCTGCTGAGGTCGTCGAGGAGACCGTAGAGGCTCCCGTCGAGGAGACCGTTGAGGCTCCCGTCGAGGCTGTCGAGACCGAAGCTGCGGAAGCAGCTGAGGGCGACTCGAAGTAA
- the infA gene encoding translation initiation factor IF-1 → MAKKDGVIEIEGTISEALPNAMFRVELTNGHKVLATISGKMRQNYIRIIPEDRVVVELSPYDLTRGRIVYRYR, encoded by the coding sequence ATGGCTAAAAAAGACGGTGTCATCGAGATTGAAGGCACAATTTCCGAAGCTCTGCCCAACGCGATGTTCCGCGTTGAGCTGACCAACGGTCACAAGGTGCTTGCAACGATCTCCGGAAAGATGCGGCAGAACTACATCCGCATCATCCCCGAAGACCGTGTTGTCGTTGAGCTCAGCCCGTACGACCTCACCCGTGGTCGCATCGTATACCGCTACCGCTAA